A genomic window from Lotus japonicus ecotype B-129 chromosome 1, LjGifu_v1.2 includes:
- the LOC130729165 gene encoding protein S-acyltransferase 21 codes for MARRRHGWELPFHTFQVVAITVFFVLSTAYYVFFAPFLGKDIYEYVALGVYSVLALSVFVLYVRCTAIDPADLGVMHDCDQTSKKGSKLDEELAEPSKVGPNGEVMSDLHNSNWCSTLGCFFCSFLAREDCRSNEDITLQQQSGEEDVLFCTLCNAEVRKYSKHCRSCDKCVDGFDHHCRWLNNCVGRKNYITFVCLMAVSLVWLIVECGVGIAVLVRCFVDQRGTENQIALKLGAGFSRIPFAIIVALCTAVSFLATVPLGELFFFHMILIRKGITTYEYVVAMRTLSEPPGPSVDGGEQHSLQSSPASSAVTGISGRSSVGLSLQHKGAWCTPPRIFMDHPDEIIPHLEPGSLPSTVDPDAIPDKGKRVNRRPVRISAWNLAKLDSNEAAKAAAKARASSSVLRPISSRSHAYDVDHLSSSNVSGRSSPISNQGFSNKYDTAGTSKLSPYKSSNPPSQASKEDIDACQQSMSNFSSPQVSNFAPSPGLKPDLNRDHFNPMYQQPSGNQSPSSAKESERNVNPVHENGARVPMRSNRLAIPENRRSSVFWDQAAGRFVSSSSRGHGSSQASGTELLYTGRNIFFGSPVVNEQPTTGTRNSSSVVAGISDRDSMSRDFQQGRSHRGAQLPVFVPGYSQQNKFS; via the exons ATGGCTCGGCGCCGCCATGGATGGGAGCTTCCTTTTCACACTTTTCAG GTTGTGGCGATAACGGTTTTTTTCGTGTTATCCACTGCGTATTATGTCTTCTTTGCTCCTTTTCTCGGAAAGGATATCTATGAGTATGTGGCTTTGGGTGTTTACTCTGTACTG GCTCTCTCTGTGTTCGTTCTTTATGTTCGGTGCACTGCCATTGATCCTGCTGATTTAGGAGTAATGCATGACTGTGACCAGACATCTAAAAAAGGATCAAAACTTGATGAAGAGTTGGCAG AACCCAGCAAGGTAGGACCAAATGGCGAAGTAATGTCTGATTTGCATAATTCAAATTGGTGCTCCACACTTGGATGTTTCTTTTGTAGTTTCCTTGCTAGGGAAGATTGCCGCAGTAATGAAGATATTACTCTACAGCAGCAATCTGGAGAGGAGGATGTTTTGTTCTGTACTTTGTGCAATGCTGAG GTGCGGAAGTACAGTAAGCATTGTAGAAGTTGTGACAAATGTGTTGATGGATTTGATCACCATTGCCGG TGGTTGAACAATTGTGTTGGAAGGAAGAATTACATCACATTTGTGTGCCTCATGGCAGTGAGCCTAGTTTGG CTTATAGTTGAATGTGGAGTAGGGATTGCCGTCCTTGTCAGATGCTTTGTTGATCAGAGGGGTACTGAGAATCAAATAGCTCTAAAGCTTGGAGCTGGATTCTCTCGAATCCCATTTGCTATTATAGTG GCCCTATGCACAGCAGTTTCTTTCCTTGCAACTGTACCTTTGGGTGAATTATTCTTTTTTCATATGATCCTCATTCGCAAG GGTATCACCACATACGAGTATGTCGTTGCCATGAGAACTCTAAGTGAACCACCTGGGCCTTCAGTTGATGGGGGTGAACAGCACAGTCTACAATCATCTCCTGCTAGTTCAGCTGTCACCGGAATAAGTGGAAGAAGCTCTGTTGGATTGAGTTTGCAACACAAAGGTGCTTGGTGTACACCTCCAAGGATATTTATGGATCACCCG GATGAAATTATACCACATTTGGAGCCAGGAAGCCTACCATCAACTGTTGATCCAGATGCAATACCTGACAAAGGGAAAAGGGTGAACAGGCGCCCTGTGCGAATAAGCGCGTGGAATCTTGCAAAATTGGATTCTAATGAGGCAGCTAAGGCAGCAGCTAAAGCTAGAGCATCATCATCTGTGCTTCGCCCAATAAGTTCCCGATCtcatgcatatgatgttgaTCATTTATCTAGTAGCAATGTTAGTGGAAGAAGCAGCCCTATTAGCAATCAAGGATTTAGCAACAAATATGATACTGCAGGTACATCGAAGTTATCTCCTTACAAGAGCTCAAACCCTCCTAGTCAAGCAAGCAAGGAAGATATAGATGCATGTCAACAGAGTATGAGTAACTTCAGCAGTCCTCAAGTCTCCAACTTTGCTCCTTCACCAGGGCTAAAGCCGGACTTGAACAGAGACCATTTCAACCCCATGTATCAACAACCATCAGGAAACCAGTCTCCTTCATCAGCTAAAGAAAGCGAAAGGAATGTAAATCCAGTTCATGAAAATGGTGCACGTGTACCAATGAGAAGTAACAGACTAGCTATTCCAGAGAATAGAAGATCGTCAGTGTTTTGGGATCAAGCAGCCGGGCGCTTTGTGTCCTCCTCATCTAGAGGTCATGGCAGTTCTCAGGCTTCTGGAACAGAGTTATTGTACACTGGTCGTAATATATTTTTTGGCAGTCCTGTCGTGAATGAACAACCAACTACGGGAACAAGAAATAGCAGCTCAGTAGTTGCTGGTATTTCGGATAGAGATTCTATGTCAAGGGATTTTCAGCAAGGTAGATCACATAGAGGTGCCCAGCTTCCTGTGTTTGTTCCTGGTTATTCCCAGCAAAACAAGTTCTCTTAG
- the LOC130718973 gene encoding putative F-box protein At3g52320: MEGTYGVMEVKWWSDDGVMKVVVEERDDGVMKNGTRSSKVQPFLFACPSPNDLQVLNVFLGHLSIPIHKEVQDHIEEQPVSFPTAPTIHVGNLTTQRIVTLPQDNTLEFGPEVSIFTHFGYDPLHDTFKVLNFINDASLSEGSYELRILTIGEYVWKVIFPDDFTLNLHRLESKGLCVNGAIHWVDLDNEVLITFNVGQEQFRKIPITGEQDSQEEDMISYELLELGGHLSLVKFMKKGHIELSILKDYKNQV; encoded by the exons ATGGAAGGCACATATGGAGTCATGGAGGTGAAATGGTGGTCTGATGATGGAGTCatgaaggtggtggtggaagaacgtgatgatggagtcATGAAG AATGGAACTCGTTCATCCAAAGTTCAACCTTTCCTCTTTGCCTGTCCTAGCCCCAATGATTTACAAGTTCTGAATGTGTTTTTGGGACACCTGTCAATTCCAATCCATAAAGAGGTTCAAGATCACATTGAAGAACAG ccCGTTTCCTTCCCCACTGCCCCCACCATTCATGTAGGGAATCTCACAACTCAAAGGATCGTTACCCTCCCTCAAGATAACACGCTAGAGTTTGGTCCTGAAGTTTCAATTTTCACACATTTTGGATACGACCCTCTACATGATACATTCAAGGTGCTTAACTTCATCAACGATGCCAGTCTTTCTGAGGGTTCATATGAGTTGAGGATTTTGACTATTGGAGAATACGTGTGGAAGGTAATCTTTCCTGATGATTTTACTTTGAATCTTCATCGGTTAGAGTCCAAGGGTTTGTGCGTCAATGGTGCGATACATTGGGTAGATTTGGACAACGAGGTCCTCATAACATTCAATGTGGGACAAGAGCAATTCAGAAAGATTCCCATCACAGGTGAACAAGATTCACAGGAAGAAGACATGATCAGTTATGAGCTTCTTGAACTGGGTGGACATTTAAGTTTGGTGAAGTTCATGAAAAAGGGGCACATAGAGTTGTCAATTTTGAAGGACTACAAAAATCAGGTCTGA
- the LOC130729166 gene encoding replication protein A 70 kDa DNA-binding subunit C-like: MWEMCPISEPGKPFAVQMVLIDAEGQRIEATIRKLLIKKLFGEIVEGNIYRITYFAVVPNLGVYKAARHEFKIIFNSRTKIVPEESNLIPLYGFAFMNSAEISDTMGESEHLIDVIGLVTAVSREKQYTKGANITRMIELQLTDHRGSVQCTFFGSYVDVITHHVRENGQAMPVVVIQFAKIKTFKGNVVIQNVMHATRIMWNHEIPEVVDFRNSIALHGIDPDLPLTEIEDDVRVLTIEEEFLTLFPRKKIQEVHETAEAGVFVVYAKIAGLVDGEKWWYSACRCHRSVSVEDGTYYCPGCDSNVLEVTPRFRVKVEVSDGEEDASFVMFDTDCQNVLTKTCKELVIGSKVKSNSELPQVLKTLIGKEFLFKIEKSADHGAKYDDSYKVKKVCADQNVIDLFKDADKVNTPQRSIKVSKFPNLEDGESSNTSPGMGGIYSGNKFEIDAAVKSLEDISPLGSFASPSFVEADDGGASCPKPAKKLKMKCVKIEKE; this comes from the exons ATGTGGGAGATGTGCCCAATTTCTGAGCCAGGGAAGCCCTTTGCTGTCCAGATGGTGTTAATTGATGCTGAG GGCCAGAGAATTGAGGCCACTATCAGGAAATTGCTCATAAAGAAGTTGTTTGGTGAGATTGTTGAAGGAAACATATACAGGATAACCTATTTTGCTGTGGTTCCTAATCTTGGAGTTTACAAGGCTGCTCGACATGAATTCAAGATCATCTTTAATAGCAGGACAAAGATAGTGCCTGAAGAATCCAATCTCATTCCTTTGTATGGATTTGCCTTTATGAACTCAGCTGAAATTTCTGACACCATGGGTGAATCTGAACATCTCATTG ATGTGATAGGATTGGTTACTGCAGTTTCCCGTGAGAAACAATATACCAAAGGTGCAAATATTACAAGGATGATTGAGCTCCAGCTGACTGATCATAG GGGAAGTGTCCAATGTACCTTTTTTGGAAGCTATGTTGATGTTATTACTCATCATGTTCGAGAGAATGGACAAGCTATGCCGGTGGTTGTTATCCAGTTTGCTAAGATCAAGACTTTCAAAG GAAATGTTGTGATTCAGAATGTTATGCATGCTACAAGGATTATGTGGAATCATGAAATTCCAGAGGTTGTTGATTTCCGCAACAG CATTGCTCTCCATGGGATTGATCCTGATCTTCCCCTCACTGAGATTGAGGATGATGTGCGCGTCTTAACAATTGAAGAAGAATTTCTTACATTGTTCCCTAGGAAAAAAATCCAAGAAGTGCATGAAACTGCTGAG GCTGGGGTGTTTGTGGTGTATGCTAAGATTGCTGGACTGGTTGATGGTGAGAAATGGTGGTATTCAGCATGTCGCTGCCACCGTTCTGTGTCTGTTGAAGATGGCACATACTATTGCCCTGGATGTGACAGCAATGTGCTTGAAGTTACTCCACG TTTTAGGGTCAAGGTAGAGGTGTCTGATGGAGAAGAGGATGCAAGTTTTGTCATGTTTGACACTGACTGCCAGAATGTGCTCACGAAAACATGCAAGGAGTTAGTTATTGGTTCAAAG GTAAAAAGTAATTCTGAGTTGCCTCAAGTCCTGAAGACACTGATTGGGAAAGAGTTCCTCTTCAAAATTGAGAAATCAGCTGATCATGGTGCTAAGTATGATGATTCCTACAAGGTTAAGAAAGTATGTGCTGATCAGAATGTGATTGATCTGTTCAAGGATGCTGACAAAGTTAACACTCCCCAAAGG TCAATCAAGGTGTCCAAGTTCCCCAATTTGGAAGATGGAGAAAGTAGCAACACTTCTCCTGGTATGGGTGGAATCTATTCTGGAAACAAATTTGAGATTGATGCTGCTGTGAAGTCACTTGAGGACATATCTCCTTTAGGGAGTTTTGCTTCTCCATCCTTTGTTGAAGCCGATGATGGTGGTGCTTCCTGCCCCAAACCTGCCAAGAAACTAAAGATGAAGTGTGTGAAAATAGAGAAGGAGTAG
- the LOC130732428 gene encoding uncharacterized protein LOC130732428: MDNTFAIKVRSEASKLLFAEGFEDICQAHNIADIVRVHYTYTGTGHFNIRIFYDEVTEVNYQVLEDPVDDDDEDFADHDDGYFAWLNVLTKPMVTDGQVLSIPAKYVNTKLKHHPSSLNIILPDESVERWVLKWATERPWQCVFGVGWYDFATNQRLRARDQLVFYKMPQADTYKVVIIRH; encoded by the exons ATGGACAACACGTTTGCAATTAAGGTCAGATCAGAAGCCAGTAAATTGCTTTTTGCGGAAGGTTTCGAAGATATCTGCCAAGCACACAACATTGCTGATATTGTTCGTGTCCATTATACGTATACTGGGACTGGCCATTTCAATATTAGGATATTTTATGACGAGGTCACGGAGGTTAATTATCAAGTGCTAGAGGAtcctgttgatgatgatgatgaggatttTGCAGATCATGATGATGGGTATTTTGCGTGGTTGAATGTGCTCACCAAACCGATGGTCACTGACGGTCAAGTGTTG agCATCCCTGCAAAATATGTGAATACCAAGCTCAAACACCATCCATCATCACTGAATATCATATTACCTGATGAGTCCGTGGAGCGATGGGTTCTGAAATGGGCCACAGAGAGGCCATGGCAATGTGTGTTCGGGGTTGGTTGGTATGATTTTGCTACGAACCAACGTCTCCGTGCTCGTGACCAGTTAGTATTCTATAAGATGCCTCAAGCCGACACCTACAAGGTTGTCATTATCCGCCACTAA
- the LOC130732429 gene encoding uncharacterized protein LOC130732429 — translation MQPTHFASLPTHARSFHTLLHANRNSMDLPRQFIDSHSHVLENEMAVLFDPVGNVFHCLVTRCGTGVQFEEVFQRICHKHNLEGTSIIHLCHIHDNHYDIRIFGDGEMEINYVGPNNAEPFGRDPIWTIDLTPELCRGDKRLPIPTRILEDHLSHHPTFINMVLPNGYVTEWFLNWDETSYPKCMIGIGWYEYCRASRFSFTDQLKFFKLQAPDTFKVVIVRNN, via the exons ATGCAACCAACACACTTTGCCTCCCTTCCCACTCATGCAAGATCTTTCCACACGCTACTTCATGCAAATCgt AATTCCATGGATTTACCCAGGCAGTTTATAGATTCACATTCACACGTGCTTGAAAATGAGATGGCTGTTTTGTTTGACCCTGTTGGGAACGTTTTCCATTGCTTGGTTACAAGATGTGGAACAGGAGTTCAGTTTGAGGAAGTATTTCAGAGAATTTGCCACAAACATAACTTGGAAGGAACATCTATAATTCATCTCTGTCATATTCATGATAATCATTATGACATACGAATATTTGGTGATGGTGAGATGGAAATAAATTATGTTGGCCCTAATAATGCAGAGCCTTTTGGGCGTGACCCCATATGGACAATAGATCTAACCCCTGAACTTTGTAGAGGTGATAAAAGATTG CCTATCCCAACTCGAATACTAGAAGATCATTTGTCTCACCATCCTACATTCATTAACATGGTGTTGCCAAATGGTTATGTTACTGAGTGGTTTTTGAATTGGGACGAAACGAGCTACCCCAAATGCATGATAGGCATTGGATGGTATGAGTATTGCAGGGCAAGCAGGTTCAGTTTCACCGATCAATTGAAATTTTTCAAGTTGCAAGCGCCTGATACTTTTAAAGTTGTAATTGTTCGAAACAATTGA
- the LOC130729167 gene encoding MLO-like protein 9, whose protein sequence is MGGGGGGDARQLDLTPTWAVAAVCAVIVVISIILEKVIHKFAKMFEEKKKHALLEALEKIKAELMVLGFISLLLTFGQNYISKMCIPEKYSKTMLPCLPHDQREGGGGHATDEAVHGPPAASHEEGEAHEGEHHRRLLSYERRFLSADSPGPGCKEGYTPLISVSGLHQLHIFIFFLAVFHVIYSAITMTLGRAKIKMWKEWERDHVVDQDALNDPRRFRLTHETSFVRDHNSFWTKTPVSFYFVCFFRQFVRSVRRADYLTMRHGFVAVHLAPGSKFDFQKYIKRSLEDDFKVVVGISPILWASVVLFLLVNVHGWHASFLVSFIPLAVILAVGTKLQAIITRMALDIQERHAVVQGIPLVQVSDKYFWFEWPQLCLYLIHYVLFQNAFELTYFWWTWYEFGWASCFYEDDSLMIVRVALGLGAQFVCSYVTLPLYALVTQMGSTMKKSIFDDQTSKALKQWHKKALQKKPSKGRPETRTLGGSPGDSPQHSPRLSENLVSEQTPTIVTTVDQEQHYNNRDLLSGL, encoded by the exons ATGGGCGGAGGAGGAGGCGGGGATGCCCGGCAGCTAGATCTGACGCCTACATGGGCCGTGGCTGCAGTTTGTGCCGTCATCGTTGTCATTTCTATAATACTAGAGAAAGTTATACATAAATTCGCAAAG ATgtttgaagaaaagaaaaaacatgcTTTGCTAGAAGCTCTTGAAAAGATTAAAGCCG AGCTTATGGTTTTGGGATTTATTTCCTTACTCTTAACATTTGGCCAAAACTACATTTCTAAAATGTGTATTCCTGAGAAATATTCAAAGACAATGCTCCCATGTCTTCCCCATGATCAGCGTGAAGGTGGTGGCGGACATGCAACCGATGAAGCCGTGCATGGACCTCCGGCCGCTTCACATGAGGAGGGAGAGGCTCATGAAGGCGAACACCATCGCCGCCTTTTATCATATGAACGTAGGTTCCTTTCTGCAGATAGTCCAGGCCCTGGCTGCAAAGAG GGGTACACACCTCTTATATCTGTGAGCGGGTTGCATCAGTTGCACATTTTCATATTCTTCTTGGCTGTCTTCCATGTGATATACAGTGCCATTACCATGACGCTTGGAAGAGCAAAG ATTAAAATGTGGAAGGAATGGGAACGGGACCATGTTGTTGATCAAGATGCCTTGAACG ATCCTAGAAGATTCAGGCTTACTCATGAGACATCATTTGTGAGGGATCACAACAGTTTCTGGACTAAAACACCGGTTTCCTTCTATTTT GTATGCTTCTTTCGGCAATTTGTCAGATCTGTCCGAAGGGCTGACTACTTGACAATGAGACATGGATTTGTGGCT GTCCATTTAGCACCTGGAAGTaaatttgattttcaaaaatatatcaAGAGGTCATTAGAAGATGACTTTAAGGTAGTTGTAGGAATCAG TCCAATACTTTGGGCATCAGTGGTGTTATTCTTGCTTGTAAATGTCCATG GTTGGCATGCTTCATTTTTGGTGTCCTTTATTCCACTAGCA GTGATTCTAGCTGTTGGAACAAAGCTTCAAGCAATTATAACCCGAATGGCACTGGACATCCAAGAAAGACATGCTGTAGTGCAGGGTATCCCACTAGTTCAAGTCTCTGACAAGTATTTTTGGTTTGAATGGCCTCAGTTATGCCTTTATCTCATCCATTATGTCCTCTTTCAG AATGCATTTGAGTTGACATATTTCTGGTGGACATGG TATGAATTTGGCTGGGCATCTTGCTTTTACGAGGATGATAGTCTTATGATTGTCAGAGTTGCTCTTGG GTTAGGAGCTCAATTTGTTTGCAGCTATGTCACACTTCCTCTATATGCGCTCGTTACTCAG ATGGGATCAACAATGAAGAAGTCAATTTTCGATGATCAAACATCAAAGGCACTGAAGCAGTGGCACAAGAAAGCTCTTCAGAAGAAACCATCAAAGGGACGACCTGAAACTCGAACATTAGGTGGCAGCCCCGGGGATTCACCGCAGCATTCACCACGCCTAAGCGAGAACTTGGTGTCTGAGCAGACCCCCACCATAGTGACCACCGTGGATCAAGAACAACATTACAATAACCGTGACCTTCTAAGTGGACTGTGA
- the LOC130729168 gene encoding peptidyl-prolyl cis-trans isomerase FKBP18, chloroplastic isoform X2 — MTSPGNCTCTCNSITLLGEKLSFGYGGGGGGGGVLSNLNLNPKAKSRGVVTVAALSPSQSRRSTAVLISLLPLTVDWLTTPPPAAARERRNKKNIPIDEYLTSPDGLKYYDLVEGKGSVAEKGSTVQVHFDCLYRGVTAVSSRESKILAGNRTIAQPYEFKVGAPPGRERKRDFVDNPNGLFSAQASPKPPAAMYTIVEGMRVGGKRTVLVPPENGYGKRGMNEIPPGATFEMNIELLQVKTT; from the exons ATGACTTCTCCCGGCAATTGCACTTGCACCTGCAATTCAATAACTTTGTTGGGAGAGAAATTGAGCTTCGGTtatggcggtggcggtggtggtggcggcgtgctttcaaatttgaatttgaatccaAAAGCCAAGTCCAGAGGAGTAGTTACAGTAGCAGCACTTTCACCTTCACAATCCAGAAGGTCGACGGCGGTTCTGATTTCATTGTTGCCTTTAACCGTCGATTGGCTCACTACGCCGCCGCCGGCCGCCGCCAGGGAGAGACGCAACAAGAAGAACATCCCCATTGATGAGTATCTTACTAGCC CTGATGGATTGAAGTACTATGATTTGGTTGAGGGTAAAGGTTCAGTAGCTGAAAAAGGATCAACTGTTCAG GTACACTTTGATTGCTTATATCGCGGAGTTACGGCTGTGTCGAGCAGAGAATCTAAAATCCTTGCTGGAAATCGTACAATTGCTCAG CCGTATGAATTCAAGGTGGGAGCTCCACCAGGAAGGGAAAGGAAGCGTGACTTTGTAGACAACCCGAATGGTCTGTTCTCTGCACAAGCATCACCAAAACCTCCAGCAGCTATGTATACAATTGTGGAAGGAATGCGAGTTGGTGGAAAG CGAACTGTGCTCGTTCCTCCTGAAAATGGGTATGGAAAAAGGGGAATGAATGAGATTCCG CCTGGAGCTACATTTGAAATGAATATTGAGCTTTTGCAAGTTAAAACTACCTGA
- the LOC130729168 gene encoding peptidyl-prolyl cis-trans isomerase FKBP18, chloroplastic isoform X1 has protein sequence MTSPGNCTCTCNSITLLGEKLSFGYGGGGGGGGVLSNLNLNPKAKSRGVVTVAALSPSQSRRSTAVLISLLPLTVDWLTTPPPAAARERRNKKNIPIDEYLTSPDGLKYYDLVEGKGSVAEKGSTVQVHFDCLYRGVTAVSSRESKILAGNRTIAQPYEFKVGAPPGRERKRDFVDNPNGLFSAQASPKPPAAMYTIVEGMRVGGKRTVLVPPENGYGKRGMNEIPILFTMLQPGATFEMNIELLQVKTT, from the exons ATGACTTCTCCCGGCAATTGCACTTGCACCTGCAATTCAATAACTTTGTTGGGAGAGAAATTGAGCTTCGGTtatggcggtggcggtggtggtggcggcgtgctttcaaatttgaatttgaatccaAAAGCCAAGTCCAGAGGAGTAGTTACAGTAGCAGCACTTTCACCTTCACAATCCAGAAGGTCGACGGCGGTTCTGATTTCATTGTTGCCTTTAACCGTCGATTGGCTCACTACGCCGCCGCCGGCCGCCGCCAGGGAGAGACGCAACAAGAAGAACATCCCCATTGATGAGTATCTTACTAGCC CTGATGGATTGAAGTACTATGATTTGGTTGAGGGTAAAGGTTCAGTAGCTGAAAAAGGATCAACTGTTCAG GTACACTTTGATTGCTTATATCGCGGAGTTACGGCTGTGTCGAGCAGAGAATCTAAAATCCTTGCTGGAAATCGTACAATTGCTCAG CCGTATGAATTCAAGGTGGGAGCTCCACCAGGAAGGGAAAGGAAGCGTGACTTTGTAGACAACCCGAATGGTCTGTTCTCTGCACAAGCATCACCAAAACCTCCAGCAGCTATGTATACAATTGTGGAAGGAATGCGAGTTGGTGGAAAG CGAACTGTGCTCGTTCCTCCTGAAAATGGGTATGGAAAAAGGGGAATGAATGAGATTCCG ATATTGTTTACAATGTTGCAGCCTGGAGCTACATTTGAAATGAATATTGAGCTTTTGCAAGTTAAAACTACCTGA